From the genome of Terriglobia bacterium:
ACCGGCCGCCGCTTTCGCTGGCAGAATCGCCCCGACCAACTTGGTTTGTGCTGCTCGCGTCATCGCTGGCGGCTCGTCTCCGCCAATCTCGAGTTGGGCGATGACGGCTCGACGCTCAAAGTCCGGCTGAAAGACTGGTTGACGTTTGGCGAGGCAGTCGAGACGCCGCTCGACCTGCTGGTGCTCGGGGTTGGGGCATCGGGAGATTGCGGGCTGGTATTGGAGGCTGCTCCGCGGGCTGCGGATATCAGGTGGCCGGGCCCCTGCAGCGCATGAATCAGGCTCCTTCAGGCGGCGGAGAGGACTAGTCTGACAAGCTGGACGCGGTTGCGGACGCGGAGCTTCTTGTAGATGTTTCGCAGGTGATTCTTGACCGTCTGTTCAGAAAGATTGAGATACGCAGCTACTTGGCCGTTTGTCCAGCCTTTGGCAACCAGTAAAACGATCTGCCGCTCACGTCGGCTCAGCTCTTCCACGACAGAACTATTGCCCATGTGCCGGCCCAGCACGCAAGGAAATGGGAATTGATACGTTTTCGGAACAAAATCTGTTTTGGAACAAAGGCAGGCACGACTCGGCTGTGCGGAAGCCCCGATCAAGGACCTTCCAGTTACACTTGCACAACAGATCGACAGAATGGGCGAAAAAACTCGCAGAAAAATGCGGCTAGTACTATAGTACCAGTCGCATTTTTGGGGGGTGCTGTGGGCGGCAATTCCATCTATCAGAGCGCTCGCTTTGCCGGCAAACGACTCCGCCGTTTACGGCAGAAAACCGGTCTCACGCTCCGCGACGTTGCTTTCGCAAGCGGACAAGTCGCCGCAAGGCGCCGAAACCCTGGTTTCAAAATCGGCGCCAGTCGCCTGCATGAGATCGAAGTGCAGGGTGCGACCCCCAGTATTTACCGCCTCTACTCCCTCGCCTGCATCTACCGACATGACCTTCGCAAGATTCTCCGGTGGTATGGAGTCGAGTTGGACTGTCGGCCATAAGGGACGAAGGCCAGGGATTCTCCGCAACTTGGGACGCCGTCCGGCAGCTATGGCGACAAATCCAATTCGATCTTCTTGGTAGCAGGATCCAGCCTGGTAATGCGAAAGCTCCGCACCTGGCCGGCCATGAGCGGTTGCGGTTTGGACGACGCGCTGGGGGCGGACGCGCCCTTCCAGCGGGCGTTCAGCATGGAAGTGAGGGTGGACAGGTCCGGCCTGGCGGCACGGGGTTCTTCCTGGCGATGGTCTTTTTCGGCGGGTCCCTTTTCCTGCGCGGCGGCGGGAATGTGGCAGGTGGCGAGGATGCCTTCGCCGAGTTCGACGCGGCCCTCGGCGCCGGAAATTTCGATCAAGCGCCCGGTAACGACGTCGTCCAGCTTGTGCTCGGCAAGGTATTCGTCGAGGCCGGTGGGTACAAGCTGCTTCATGCCGAGCGAGATGCGACGCTTGTCGCGATCGAACTCCAGGACCTGGGCGCGGACGGTCTGGCCAACCGAGAGCACGTCGCGCGGGTGATTGATTCGCTTTTCGGCGCTGATATTACCGACGTGAATCATGCCCTCGACGCCGTCCACCAGTTGCACGAATGCGCCGAAGTTGGTGAGGCTGGTCACCGGGCCTTCGATGACGGAGCCGGCGGGAAATTTTTGCGCCGCCTCGATCCATGGATCGCCTAACGCCTGCTTGAGACCGAGCGAGATGCGGCGGTCGGCGAGGTTGACGCCCAGAATGACGGCTTCGACCGTGTCGCCCTGCTTAACCACGTCGCTGGCTTTTCTCACCCGCTTGCCCCACGACATTTCCGAAATGTGAATCAGGCCTTCCACACCCGGCTCCAGTTCGACGAAGGCGCCAAAGTCCACGATCCGGGTAACGGCGCCGCGCACGCGCTCGCCGACCTTGTACTTTTCCGCGACGGACTCCCAGGGATGGGCTTGAAGTTGCTTGAGGCCGATGGAAATGCGGCGCTGGTTGGAATCAATCTTCAGCACGCGCGCTTCGATCTGCTGGCCGACGGAGAATACGTCGGCGGGCTTGTTGACGCGGCTCCAAGCGATGTCGCCGACGTGGAGCAGGGCGTCCACGCCGCCGATGTCAACGAAGGCACCGTAGTCGGTGAGGCTGCGGACGGTGCCGGTGACCGTATCGCCCTCTTTCAATTCCGAGTAGCGGCGTTGTTTGGAAGAGCGTTCTTCTTCTTCGGCGACGGCGCGGCGGTCCACAACGACGTCCTCATCGG
Proteins encoded in this window:
- a CDS encoding LuxR C-terminal-related transcriptional regulator; amino-acid sequence: MGNSSVVEELSRRERQIVLLVAKGWTNGQVAAYLNLSEQTVKNHLRNIYKKLRVRNRVQLVRLVLSAA
- a CDS encoding 30S ribosomal protein S1 — protein: MPNNPETNESFDAMLSQYEQSHARTDRRQQIEGTVVAVTADSVLLDIGFKTEGILPLSAFQDAAETVKPGDRFPVSVTGRDAEGYYQLSRSRVERPTDWSSLEQAFAEKATIVGTVTAVVKGGLSVDVGVRAFMPASRSGARDAAEMEKLVGQEIRCRITKLDVTDEDVVVDRRAVAEEEERSSKQRRYSELKEGDTVTGTVRSLTDYGAFVDIGGVDALLHVGDIAWSRVNKPADVFSVGQQIEARVLKIDSNQRRISIGLKQLQAHPWESVAEKYKVGERVRGAVTRIVDFGAFVELEPGVEGLIHISEMSWGKRVRKASDVVKQGDTVEAVILGVNLADRRISLGLKQALGDPWIEAAQKFPAGSVIEGPVTSLTNFGAFVQLVDGVEGMIHVGNISAEKRINHPRDVLSVGQTVRAQVLEFDRDKRRISLGMKQLVPTGLDEYLAEHKLDDVVTGRLIEISGAEGRVELGEGILATCHIPAAAQEKGPAEKDHRQEEPRAARPDLSTLTSMLNARWKGASAPSASSKPQPLMAGQVRSFRITRLDPATKKIELDLSP